The nucleotide window taacatatttttaacaCCATCTGATAGGAATATATGATTGGCATAATTAAGTTTAGAAGCATCTGCGGTTAAACCCAAACCTAATCTTCAACCATCACCTACATGGCGGATGCCAAGCACCAGTCTTTTCTAATTCCCTGATCTTGCTTTGTTCGTCATGCTACTTGGCATTGATATTTAAGTCAAATTTGGCTGAGCCAATGCAAGACTAATGGTGTAAGACTTGAATGTTTTGTTTATATGTGAAGGGaagatgaaaaaacaaaataaaagtgttttttcattatttaaaagaaaaaaataagaaaagttatatttcttattttagttgaaattataaaaaatataaatatataataaattataattttatctttcttcaactatacataatatatatatatatatatatatatatatatatatatatatatataactttatttatatacattttcttACTGTTTATTTCTCTTTAAATAATCAAGTGAAGTAAagaggtaattaaaaaaatatctaatgaCCGTTTTGATCATGAGTACTgatttaaaatagttataattaaatagcagctaaaataattatttctattCAGTTTTTTTCCATAGTTTTCACTTTCTTTCATAGCTAAATCAGCTAAACCAAAGATAGTGTGAGTGTATTTTTTGCATCGTTTTGTTAATGAATTAAGAATTTGAGCACCGTCGATGCGTAGATTATGTAAACCATGGGACTAAGTTTTGTCCATTGGATTGGAACTAATATCCATGAGACTGTAACCCATAAGTTTTGTCCATTGGAACCTAATTAAGAGAATAACCCATAAGTTTTGTTAGATTGGAATCAATATCCATGAGACTACAACCCATAAGTTTTGTCTGATTGGAACTGTCATCCATGAGACTGCAACCCATAAGTTTTGTCCATTGGAACCTAATTAAGAGAATAGTCCATAAGTTTTGTTGGATTGAATTGGAATCAATATCCATGAGACCACAGCCCATAGGAGGGGGAATACACGCATAACTTTTATGACCATTTACGTAGAGCGATTTATGGTGTGCCATGATgccaatacatatatatacattgaATCCACGTCCCATTTTTCACACCCATTCAAAATCCCTTCAAAGATGTCACACTTAAGCATTCTCTTTCTCTTGCTCGTAGCCCTATCCTTCACTCCCGCACTGTCAGAACTATGCAACCCACTAGATAAACAAGCCCTCCTTCAAATCAAGAGAGAGCTTGGCAACCCAACCAATCTCTCCTCATGGAACCCAAAGACAGACTGCTGCAACAACAACTGGGTAGGTGTCTCATGCGACACCGTCACCCCAACATACCGCGTCGACAACCTCGACCTCTCCGAAATTTACCTCACCAAACCCTACCCTATTCCCCCCTCCATAGGCAACCTTCCCTACCTCAAATTTCTTTTCATCACCAACTCCCCCAACATCGTTGGCACAATACCCACCACCATCACCAAACTCACCAAGCTTCGTGAACTCTATATCAGATACACTAGTGTCTCCGGCCAGATACCCCATTTCTTGTCCCAAATGAAAACCCTCCAATTCCTCGAATTCTCCAACTGCAAACTCTCCGGCAACCTCCCTACCTGGCTTCCTTCTCTCCCTGACCTCTACGGAGTCGCCTTCGACAACAATCGCATCTCCGGCGCCATCCCGGACTCGTTTGGCTTCGTCTCGAAGCGGTTCGGGTACATGACACTCTCCGGAAACCGCCTCTCCGGGAAGATTCCGTCGTCGCTGGGGAAGCTGGACCTGAAGACTGTGGATTTGTCTCGTAACAAGCTTGAGGGTGATGCGTCTGTGTTGTTTGGGTCGGAGAAACGCACGGAGATGATATATCTGGCACACAACTTGTTTGCTTTTGATTTTGGAAAAGTAAGGGTGCCAAAGGTCTTGGACTCGTTGGATGTTGGGCACAATCGTTTATATGGGACACTACCTAAGGGACTTACGTCGCTTAAGAATCTGTACCGGTTCGATGTGAGCTACAATAAACTTTGTGGTGAGATTCCACGGGGTGGTAAGTTGCAAGAAATTGATGAGTCTTTCTATGCTAATAACAAGTGCTTGTGTGGCTCTCCTCTTCCAAGCTGCAAACGATTCTAGAGTTCCACGGAACATAGTTCATTTACGCTTACCGGAAAAGGGTATAAGAATAAGAGAAATCTTCTGTGTTCCCATAATGTTGAGCGAATTTGCTAAGAATTTAACACGTAAGTCACGTAATTGTATATGTGACAGTGTAATTGTATcccatttttaatttgttatcaatatatgttaaatattGGATAGTTTTCTTTCCAATTTAGTTTTAATGCACTATAAGCTATTTAGCTTCATTGCATCGtacatagtaaaaaaaaaaatataaaatgtttttttataatttatttttaagagattGTTAGCTAGATATAGTAAGATTTGAACAGGATTATTTTTtggtaaacaaaatatattaaatagagTACAAGAGTTGTTTTCACCCATTTACATTTAAGAGGAGTTCACATCAATGACAAAACCAACACCAACAAGCATGTCACACCTCCCGTACGTactttaaataatgaaaataatcaaaatgttaccctaatattatttttttaaaaagtgaacTTTTTATTGTAGTTTTAGTCAAGTGTTCTAATTCAATTGCTTATAGAGAACCatatttaattgtaatttttttttatagatgtcACGGGTATCTTGTATACAAAGCAATTTTAATTGAGTTTGGATAAAATTATCATGAACAAAAAATTATGTCATCCAAGAATTTAATGTAATTGTAGTTCTAAGACTTAATTTTGAGATCATTTGTAAAGTTTCTAGCTCGAACGTCGAATGATCACTTCTCTGGATTGAGTTTTGAGCTGTATGTTTATAGTATCGAATAGATTTTGTAGGTCTCGTACGTAGTGGGTCAAAGCGGTCGTCAATTTGTTGATCATGTCATTGACATAAGCTTCTACATTTCTCCCCAACATGTCGGCGAGTACATTATCCATAAGTCGTTGATATGTCTCCCTTGCATTCTTTAATCTAAAAAGACATGATCCAGTAACAGTAGTTGGTCGTCTTGGCCTTAAACTCAGTTTTTGCCTCGTTTTAGGAATGAACTCGAATCATGTTGTATCCTAAATAAGCGTCAATGAAGCTCAACAGCTCTCACCTCGAGGCATCGTGGACCAAGCAATCAACATTCGGGATGAGAGTTAGAGTCCTTAGGGCATATGTTTTGTTCAAGTCAATGAAAACAATGCACATTCTCCAGTTGTTGCTCGGCTTCTTGACCATCATAACGTTGGCTAGCCACCAAGGATACTGAATTTCCCTTGTGAGGTTTCCTGGTAGTAGTTTATGGGTTTCCACTATTATTGTCTCTCCTTTTTTCTGCATCGAACGTTTAGACAATTGGCTTGGTCTTTGGGTCAAGCGCGAGCTTATGGCATAAGAATTAGTATCACGGGCATGCGTCTGCAACATTCCAAGCGAACATAGTGATATTTCTCTTCAAGAGATTGACCAGGACCTGCTCGACGTTCGGCGTTAGGTTCACAAGCGCTAATTTTTGCTGTCTTTCCTCccttatgattatgattatctCCTTTTCCTCCTCTGCATGCTAGGGCCTTCGTTCACCAAACCCTTCATGGGGTCAAAGGACTAGCAAATTATTACACATTCAACTCAATGCAAGtgtaaatgtataaaaaaaatttcttctaaTTTATCAATATGTTATAGATTGTACTTAACTGTTTTCTTTCAAGTTTTAATGAACTATTGCTTTGCAtcgcaaatattaaaaaaataattaaataaatataaaacgatttgttataattaaattagagattGTTTGTACATAGTAAGATCTAGATAGGATTTTTTTGTGAAGCCAAATATATTAGGCTTATTGTTAGGTCTACACAACCATATATTTCAtctattctaaatttttaatgtataacttaagtataaattattgatattttaatgaGTTATTGATAAGTGAAtagaattattatattaaagaaATATTGTCCACAACTATAGAGAGTATGTTGCTTCAACCTAGTATCTAATATGCTATATTAAGTGAGAGTCTACTCTTGTCCATAAAATATAACACATTGTCATAAGTAATTTTGTGTCTTCATTCTTAAGGATTGAGTATCACGAAAAAGGAATGTacacatatattattttattcaaatttcatttgtctttattatatttgaaatctaacatttaaATTCAAGAAAATGACAATATAGAAGAGATTAGAAGACCTCCAAGGAATATCCTTTGGAAGATTGCTTTCACAAAGATCAAAAAGCACACGACACTATCTGTACTTCATATAAATCCTCGAAGCTTGACACGTGGATCAATTCTTCTATGTGAGACAACAACCCTTTTAAGATAACGATACACATCCCGCAATGGATATCTCACAAAAGCTTATAAAAGGAAATCTCTTTCAATGAAGTAATTAACGAaaaacgagaaaaaaaaaaagaacaatagTGCAAGAAAAATACTTGAGACGAAACTCTATTTTAAACACTACACATTCTACATTGTTATTGTTCTTTGCTAAACAAAATAGTTTGTATCTATGCTTAATTGTATATTCACTCTCTGAGTATTAAGAATACTTGTTATATTCAATTAAACATTTGTTTATGAAAGTCATAAATGActtagtattaaaaaatatttgggtTCTTAGATTCAGAAGGAGTAtaagaaaatactaaaagtgGTTTaggaatatttataaaattaagagtgacattaacttttatttcttagtgAAATTCTTTAACAGTAGTTAAGGTTGAACGAACCAATATaatgaaatgtttttatttcttttcatattattttatcaagTGTTCTTATTACTTTTTCTAACATTAACTTTACACAAGTGCTtatttgaaaaactattttaataaacttttatttGTCACTAGACGTTTAGTTTATTCTTTATTACTTAGTTTGTTTATTCTTAATGAACGACATGTGTTTGTCTTTGTATTAcccatatatattatatatgttattgcgaaaaagtttttatttttcatatacacATTATATCAATTCCTTTTAGTGTATTTCTTACACTTTcacttattttaagaataagcTTAAATGCAGGTTTAGGTGTGTTTTTGTTATTGTTCTCCAAGTAGAATTGTATCTCGACAGCATAATAAAGGTTTGCATtaatttcattataaattaCCAAGAGGAAATTGCAATTCAGCTTAAAAAACAACGCTGAAAGCacttatgaaattatttataccCAACTCATACTCGTGCAATTACAAACTTTTGTCCTGATTCCAGTATTCGCTAATTACTTATTTGCCTATACCTGCACTCAGCTACTGACTACTTTCATTTTACTTAACTTCAAAAGCTTAAAATTCAAAGATAACTAGTACATGACTACATGTTTAATGTAACTAATttctaaagtatttttttatttttattaaatttggggaaaacaatttaaaaataaagaattattttataaaatctaatcatttgtaaaaattaaagttttctaATTGGATTTTACTATGATGAAATAAAtgtgtaaatattttataaattattatctaatcataaattataatgaacggtaagattataaatttttatattaagtacTTTAAATTCATATCTTAAATGAATTCTAAttgattattaatataaaaaatagtaatacatacaaattaaacttgtattaatttaagtatttttttcaatctttaatCAAAATAAGAATTTGAGTGCCGTCATTTCATGCGTGGATTATCTACATGCTGAGGGCAAGATTTCTGAATTGATACTTAAAAATCTACAAGACCATAGCCCATATGTTTAGTTCAATTGGAACCTAAATCCATAAGATCACAGTCCATAAGTTTGGTCCATTGGAACCTATATCCATACATAAGACCACAGCACATTGGAGGGAGCACACATGCATGACCTTTTTGACCGCTTACGTAGTGCGAATTAACTCGAAGGAGACATTCGTGATGCCAACACACCCATATATATACGTCCAATTTTCAGAGACAAATCATACTGAATTAATCAAAATCCCTTCAAAGATGTCTCTCTTAAGCATTCTTCTACTCATAGTCATGTCCTTCTCTCTCGCACTCTCAGAACTATGCAACCCACAAGACAAACAAACGCTACTCCAAATCAAGAAAGAGCTTGGCAACCCAACCACTCTTTCCTCATGGCACCCAAAGACCGACTGTTGCAACAACAGCTGGGTAGGTGTCTCATGCGACACCGTCACCCCAACATACCGCGTCGACAACCTCGACCTCTCCGAACTTAACCTCCGCAAACCCTACCCTATTCCCCCCTCCGTAGGTAGCCTTCCCTGCCTCAAATTTCTTTACATCACCAACAACCCCAACATCGTTGGCACAATACCCACCACCATCACCAAACTCACCAAGCTTCGTGAGCTCAACATCAGATACACCAATATCTCCGGCCAGATACCCCATTTCTTGTCCCAAATCAAAGCCCTCGGATTCCTCGACCTCTCCAACAACAAACTCTCCGGCAACCTCCCTTCCTGGCTTCCTTCTCTCCCCGACCTTTACGGAATCTCCTTCGA belongs to Glycine soja cultivar W05 chromosome 5, ASM419377v2, whole genome shotgun sequence and includes:
- the LOC114412619 gene encoding polygalacturonase inhibitor 2-like produces the protein MSLLSILLLIVMSFSLALSELCNPQDKQTLLQIKKELGNPTTLSSWHPKTDCCNNSWVGVSCDTVTPTYRVDNLDLSELNLRKPYPIPPSVGSLPCLKFLYITNNPNIVGTIPTTITKLTKLRELNIRYTNISGQIPHFLSQIKALGFLDLSNNKLSGNLPSWLPSLPDLYGISFDNNYISGPIPDLFASVSERFGFISLSGNRLIGKIPASLGKPDMKIVDLSRNMLEGDASVLFGSEKHTERIYLANNLFAFDLGKVRLSKTLGLLDVGHNLIYGTLPKGLTSLKDLYYLDVSYNNLCGEIPRGGKLQEFDASLYANNKCLCGSPLPSCKRF
- the LOC114411520 gene encoding polygalacturonase inhibitor 2-like, with amino-acid sequence MSHLSILFLLLVALSFTPALSELCNPLDKQALLQIKRELGNPTNLSSWNPKTDCCNNNWVGVSCDTVTPTYRVDNLDLSEIYLTKPYPIPPSIGNLPYLKFLFITNSPNIVGTIPTTITKLTKLRELYIRYTSVSGQIPHFLSQMKTLQFLEFSNCKLSGNLPTWLPSLPDLYGVAFDNNRISGAIPDSFGFVSKRFGYMTLSGNRLSGKIPSSLGKLDLKTVDLSRNKLEGDASVLFGSEKRTEMIYLAHNLFAFDFGKVRVPKVLDSLDVGHNRLYGTLPKGLTSLKNLYRFDVSYNKLCGEIPRGGKLQEIDESFYANNKCLCGSPLPSCKRF